From a single Cyprinus carpio isolate SPL01 chromosome A3, ASM1834038v1, whole genome shotgun sequence genomic region:
- the LOC109072786 gene encoding coatomer subunit zeta-1-like isoform X1 produces the protein MDSAALEPSLYTVKAVFILDNDGNRLLSKYYDPELYPSMKEQKNFEMNVFNKTHKADNEISFLEGMTIVYKSSIDLFFYVAGSAQENELMLMAVLNCLFESLSQMLRKNVEKRTLLDNMDGVFLVVDEIIDGGVILESDPQQVIEKVNYRADDNPLSEQSVAQHITEKLALTSNVLQSAKEQIKWSILK, from the exons ATGGACTCCGCGGCTCTG GAACCCTCGCTCTACACTGTGAAGGCTGTCTTCATCTTAGACAACGATGGAAACAGACTGCTTTCAAAG TACTATGATCCAGAACTCTACCCCTCCATGAAAGAGCAGAAGAATTTTGAAATGAACGTCTTCAACAAAACCCATAAAGCTGACA ATGAAATTTCTTTCTTAGAGGGAATGACGATAGTCTACAAGAGCAGCATAGACTTGTTCTTCTATGTTGCTGGCAGCGCTCAGGAGAATGAG CTCATGCTGATGGCAGTGTTGAACTGCTTGTTTGAGTCTCTCAGTCAGATGTTGAG GAAGAATGTGGAGAAAAGGACTCTGTTGGATAATATGGATGGAGTGTTCCTTGTGGTGGATGAAATCATCGATGGAGG GGTGATCCTAGAGAGTGACCCCCAGCAGGTCATTGAGAAGGTCAACTACAGG GCAGATGACAACCCATTATCAGAACAGAGTGTGGCACAG CACATCACTGAAAAACTGGCTCTCACCTCTAAT gtgtTACAGTCAGCAAAGGAGCAGATCAAGTGGTCaattctaaaataa
- the LOC109072786 gene encoding coatomer subunit zeta-1-like isoform X2, with the protein MDSAALEPSLYTVKAVFILDNDGNRLLSKYYDPELYPSMKEQKNFEMNVFNKTHKADNEISFLEGMTIVYKSSIDLFFYVAGSAQENELMLMAVLNCLFESLSQMLRKNVEKRTLLDNMDGVFLVVDEIIDGGVILESDPQQVIEKVNYRADDNPLSEQSVAQVLQSAKEQIKWSILK; encoded by the exons ATGGACTCCGCGGCTCTG GAACCCTCGCTCTACACTGTGAAGGCTGTCTTCATCTTAGACAACGATGGAAACAGACTGCTTTCAAAG TACTATGATCCAGAACTCTACCCCTCCATGAAAGAGCAGAAGAATTTTGAAATGAACGTCTTCAACAAAACCCATAAAGCTGACA ATGAAATTTCTTTCTTAGAGGGAATGACGATAGTCTACAAGAGCAGCATAGACTTGTTCTTCTATGTTGCTGGCAGCGCTCAGGAGAATGAG CTCATGCTGATGGCAGTGTTGAACTGCTTGTTTGAGTCTCTCAGTCAGATGTTGAG GAAGAATGTGGAGAAAAGGACTCTGTTGGATAATATGGATGGAGTGTTCCTTGTGGTGGATGAAATCATCGATGGAGG GGTGATCCTAGAGAGTGACCCCCAGCAGGTCATTGAGAAGGTCAACTACAGG GCAGATGACAACCCATTATCAGAACAGAGTGTGGCACAG gtgtTACAGTCAGCAAAGGAGCAGATCAAGTGGTCaattctaaaataa